From a single Equus asinus isolate D_3611 breed Donkey chromosome 2, EquAss-T2T_v2, whole genome shotgun sequence genomic region:
- the LOC106848588 gene encoding granzyme B-like: protein MQPLLLLLAFLLPSEPGTGIIIGGHEVRPHFRPYMAFIRVVMTGKIKRCGGALVELDSVLTAAHCWGRSMRVTLGAHNIRNQEWTQQVIPVKEAIRHPDYIPGDYYNDIMILKLERKAKLTAAVRPLILPSGTAQVRPGEVCHVAGWGKVAPNGSDSNTLQEVELAVQQDEVCEARLYDYYNSTTMLCVGDPKERKASFQGDSGGPLVCKDMIQGVALGGRVDGTAPRLFTKVLSFLPWIKKTMKSYEKPLTVGTSPPSLELIQNVTSN from the exons ATGCAGCCACTCCTGCTCTTGTTGGCCTTTCTTCTGCCCTCCGAGCCTGGGACAG GAATCATCATCGGAGGACATGAGGTCAGGCCCCACTTTCGCCCCTACATGGCGTTCATTCGGGTTGTCATGACGGGGAAGATCAAGAGGTGTGGCGGTGCCCTCGTGGAACTGGACAGTGTTCTGACAGCTGCTCACTGCTGGGGAAG GTCAATGAGGGTGACTCTGGGGGCCCACAACATCCGGAATCAAGAGTGGACCCAGCAGGTCATCCCTGTGAAAGAAGCCATCCGCCACCCAGACTATATTCCTGGAGACTATTACAATGACATCATGATACTAAAG CTGGAGAGAAAGGCCAAGCTGACTGCAGCTGTGCGGCCCCTCATCCTGCCCTCGGGCACAGCCCAggtgaggcctggagaggtgTGCCATGTGGCCGGCTGGGGGAAAGTTGCCCCAAATGGCAGTGACTCCAACACACTGCAGGAGGTGGAGCTGGCGGTGCAGCAGGACGAGGTGTGCGAAGCCCGCTTATATGATTATTACAACAGTACCACTATGCTGTGTGTGGGGGACCCGAAGGAAAGGAAGGCTTCCTTTCAG GGGGACTCCGGGGGCCCTCTCGTGTGTAAGGACATGATCCAGGGTGTGGCCCTCGGTGGACGAGTTGACGGGACAGCTCCACGGCTCTTCACCAAAGTCTTGAGCTTCTTGCCCTGgataaagaaaaccatgaaatCCTATGAAAAGCCTCTAACTGTAGGAACAAGCCCACCTTCTCTGGAGCTGATCCAGAATGTCACCAGCAACTAA